The region CAGAAAGGGCGCCGCGCTGCCCCGGGTCGCGTAGAGGAAGACGGCGTCGACCCCTTTCACGGCGTCTTCGAAACCGTCGGCGGCAGTCAGGTCGAGCTCCACTGTCTCCACGCCGTCCGGGACGCTCATCGTCCCGACATCCCTGCCCGACGCGCGGACCCGCTGCCCGGCGGCGTCCAGCCGCGCGACGACACGGCTTCCGATGTTCCCGCGCGCGCCGGTCACGAGCACAGTCATGGCTGTGTCCCCCTGAGTACGATGAGCAAGATTGACCTGCAAGACAAAACATCTTTGGTTCCAAAGGTAAATGGAGGACGGCCGGCGTGTCCACCGAATCAGATCTCGAGGACGCGATCCGCGACCTGCTGCTCCTGATGCCGCGTCTGGTCGCCCGCGCGAAACGCATTCCCCCGCCTCAGGAACTCCGCGACCTCACCCTCGGCCCCCGGCACCTGTCCCTGCTGGTCTTCCTGCTGCTCGACGGCCCGATGACGGTCAACGACCTCGCCACCCGCCTCCAGGTCGCCCCCACCACCGCGAGCCTGGTGATCGCCGAGCTGAGCAGAAAAGGCGTCCTGGAGCGCACCGAGGACGACGCCGACCGCCGCCGCCGCATCGTCAGCATCACCCCCGCCGCGCAACCCGCGATCCAGGCCTGGCTCGCCCCCGGCGCCGAGGCCTGGCGGCGCGCTCTGGGGCCGCTGACGCCTGCGCAGCGCCGCACGGTCGTGGAGACGTTGTTGGCGTATGAGGCGGCTGTCGGGGAGTTGCGGGAGGCGTGAGGGTCGCTCAGAAAGGGCGCTGAGGGCTTGTTCGGGGGTGGGTGTTGCGTGCTGGCTGCGGTTCGAGCGTGGGTTTCAGGGCAGGCCGGGACGGAGGCGACCACAATTCGGACCCGCCACCCGCACGCAAGTCAGGCCCCCCACCGCAAACAACGATCGGGTCGCCCGGCGCCTTTGCCGGTCGGCGACCCGACCTCCAGCGATGAGACCTCGCGGGCTCATCGGAAAGCACTGATCTTCAGTAGGGCATCAAGACATCAAGGAGGTCATCAGATCTCGGTCGAGAGGTCGTTCAGCCAGCGTGCGTGCTGCAGGGTCGAGATGAGCGCGATGGTCGACTCCGCGCCCTGGTTCGGGTTCCGCGAGTCCTCGGCGAGGCCGTCGAAGCCGCCGCCGGTGCCCTCGTCGATCATCGGGATGCCGCTGTCGTTCACGCCGAGGAACCAGTCGATCGACATTCGTACGCCGGCCAGCCATGTGCGGTCGCCGGTCGCCGCGTAGGCGCGGACGCACGCGTCGGCGTAGGCGGCGGCCTCGATTGGCTGCTGATGGAACGCCGGGCGGGGGTCGCCGAGTGACCAGCCGCCGGCCGGGGTCGGTGACAGGTGTCCCTCGTGCGTCGACAGGGTGAGGAGCCATTCCAGCAGCCGGAGTCCGTCCTGGAGTAGGGATTCGTCGCCGGTGTACTGGCCGGCGGCGATGATGGCCTCGGGGAGGGCCGGGTCCCCGTACTCCAGGCGGGGTTCGGGCCAGGGCCAGGACGGGTCCGGGTTCGGGCGGCCGATGGTGTCGGCCGCGGCGGTGAGCAGGCTCAGTGCCGCCGGGTGGCCGGGGTGGGCTTCGGCGACTTCGGCGGCGCCGAGGGCGGCATAGGCCATGGCATGGTTCAGGCGGCTCTGCGGACCCAGGCCCGCGCGCAGCTTGGCGCCGTCGCCGAAGCGTTCCAGGGCCACGGCCCGGATCCACGGTGTCGGGCCGCGGTGCGCGGCCGTGCCCAGGGCCCACACGCCGCGTCCCCACCACTCGCCGGTCTCCGGCTCGTCGTGCCACACCCGGTCCAGGCCCATCCGGTTGTGGAATCCGCGTTCGCGGTCCTGGGCGTCGAGCAAGAAGGCGAGGTAGATCTCTGCCAGCCGTATCAGTTGCGGGGA is a window of Catenulispora sp. MAP5-51 DNA encoding:
- a CDS encoding MarR family winged helix-turn-helix transcriptional regulator; the encoded protein is MPRLVARAKRIPPPQELRDLTLGPRHLSLLVFLLLDGPMTVNDLATRLQVAPTTASLVIAELSRKGVLERTEDDADRRRRIVSITPAAQPAIQAWLAPGAEAWRRALGPLTPAQRRTVVETLLAYEAAVGELREA
- a CDS encoding glycosyltransferase codes for the protein MTTDDYLATRPSDEELRRFHQSPPKAIPEPSFAHLLRMSDDTGLFEHARGPIPKRWHGYCVDDVTRGLIVVCREPDPSPQLIRLAEIYLAFLLDAQDRERGFHNRMGLDRVWHDEPETGEWWGRGVWALGTAAHRGPTPWIRAVALERFGDGAKLRAGLGPQSRLNHAMAYAALGAAEVAEAHPGHPAALSLLTAAADTIGRPNPDPSWPWPEPRLEYGDPALPEAIIAAGQYTGDESLLQDGLRLLEWLLTLSTHEGHLSPTPAGGWSLGDPRPAFHQQPIEAAAYADACVRAYAATGDRTWLAGVRMSIDWFLGVNDSGIPMIDEGTGGGFDGLAEDSRNPNQGAESTIALISTLQHARWLNDLSTEI